One window of Diabrotica undecimpunctata isolate CICGRU chromosome 8, icDiaUnde3, whole genome shotgun sequence genomic DNA carries:
- the LOC140448469 gene encoding myb/SANT-like DNA-binding domain-containing protein 3 — MEASTSKIFKRSANFSPEEEQVLISLCIKYKNVIECRETNAITWRQKNSAWIQLEKEFNATCGGSGYRSLKTLKEKYLNLKKKKTKKRVSENKLQLKMTGGGPHSEKPLSDIEIAVSELIGAEKMTGLPNIYDSDRDMDLHPGNMLLEVSEDVEVFSEEEIPENVPCTSALDTSWETYSAKSLQQPVAEKLSTPRGGRKDNVTVMKKTQVSKRINTKSNELLTKKIEFVDHQRKKFDEEHELRMKNLNMTTEIKKRKLELLKLDKIIKEKQLLLLEK; from the exons ATGGAAGCTAgtacttcaaaaatatttaaaagatcgGCAAACTTTTCGCCAGAAGAGGAACAGGTACTAATCTCATTATGCATTAAATACAAAAATGTGATTGAATGCCGAGAAACAAATGCTATCACATGGCGCCAAAAAAATAGTGCTTGGATTCAGCTTGAAAAAGAGTTCAATGCAACATGTGGAGGAAGTGGCTATAGGTCTTTGAAAACTTTAAAGGAAAAATaccttaatttaaaaaaaaaaaaaacaaaaaaaagagtaTCAGAAAATAAGCTCCAATTAAAAATGACTGGAGGTGGTCCTCATTCAGAGAAACCATTATCTGATATTGAAATAGCTGTATCAGAATTAATTGGAGCTGAAAAAATGACTGGTCTCCCAAATATTTATGACAGTGACAGAG ATATGGACTTACATCCAGGAAACATGCTGCTGGAAGTTTCAGAAGATGTAGAAGTGTTTTCGGAGGAAGAAATTCCAGAAAATGTACCATGTACATCTGCACTAGATACCAGCTGGGAAACATATTCAGCAAAAAGTTTGCAGCAACCTGTTGCAGAGAAGTTGTCTACTCCAAGAGGAG GGCGAAAGGACAATGTTACTGTGATGAAGAAAACTCAAGTCTCAAAGAGGATTAACACAAAATCCAAcgaattattaacaaaaaaaattgaatttgttgaCCATCAAAGAAAGAAGTTTGATGAAGAACATGAATTAAGAATGAAGAACTTGAATATGACCACCGaaattaagaaaagaaaattagaattattaaaattggataaaataattaaagaaaaacaattattactgtTGGAAAAGTAG